One Kitasatospora sp. NBC_01287 DNA window includes the following coding sequences:
- the dhaM gene encoding dihydroxyacetone kinase phosphoryl donor subunit DhaM, whose protein sequence is MRASVGIVLVSHSPLLGAGVHELAEQLGGGSVALAVAAGTEDGELGTSAELIEAAVRQVDGGAGVVVVPDLGSSVLTARLVLDELAREELVLVDAPFVEGAVAAVVTASTGARLAEVVRAAQEAWQARKL, encoded by the coding sequence ATGAGGGCTTCGGTGGGAATCGTGCTGGTGTCGCACAGTCCGCTGCTGGGCGCGGGTGTGCACGAGTTGGCGGAGCAGTTGGGCGGCGGCAGCGTGGCGCTGGCGGTCGCGGCGGGGACCGAGGACGGCGAACTCGGGACCAGCGCCGAGCTGATCGAGGCGGCGGTGCGGCAGGTGGACGGCGGCGCCGGGGTGGTGGTGGTGCCCGACCTCGGCAGCTCGGTGCTCACCGCGCGCCTGGTGCTGGACGAGCTGGCGCGCGAGGAACTGGTGCTGGTGGACGCCCCGTTCGTGGAGGGCGCGGTGGCGGCGGTGGTGACCGCCTCCACCGGGGCGAGGCTGGCCGAGGTGGTCCGGGCGGCACAGGAGGCCTGGCAGGCCCGCAAGCTCTGA
- the dhaK gene encoding dihydroxyacetone kinase subunit DhaK, protein MKKLINTPESVLDDALAAIAAAHPELTVDRENRVIHRADAPRPGKVALISGGGSGHEPLHGGFVGPGMLDAACPGEVFTSPVPDQVLAALAATDGGAGAVLIVKNYTGDVLNFALATELARAEGIEVHTVLVNDDVAVEDSTWTAGRRGTGATVVVEKVAGALAERGAKAAEVAAVGERAVAASRSFAVALTAATTPAAGRPGFDLPADEIEVGVGIHGEPGRRREPLRPARELVAEVLDTILADHTLTAGDEVIALVNGLGATPLLELYIVHGELAARLAERGITLARSLVGNYVTSLDMAGFSLTLTKADPELLDLWDAPAATPALRRP, encoded by the coding sequence GTGAAGAAGCTGATCAACACCCCCGAATCCGTGCTCGACGACGCCCTGGCCGCAATCGCCGCCGCCCACCCGGAGTTGACGGTGGACCGGGAGAACCGGGTGATCCACCGGGCGGACGCGCCGCGCCCCGGCAAGGTCGCGCTGATCTCCGGCGGCGGCTCCGGCCACGAGCCGCTGCACGGCGGTTTCGTCGGCCCCGGGATGCTCGACGCCGCCTGCCCGGGCGAGGTGTTCACCTCCCCGGTGCCCGACCAGGTGCTCGCCGCGCTGGCCGCCACCGACGGCGGGGCGGGCGCGGTGCTGATCGTCAAGAACTACACCGGTGACGTGCTCAACTTCGCACTCGCCACCGAGCTGGCGCGGGCGGAGGGGATCGAGGTCCACACCGTGCTGGTCAACGACGACGTCGCGGTCGAGGACTCCACCTGGACGGCGGGCCGGCGCGGCACCGGCGCCACCGTGGTGGTCGAGAAGGTGGCGGGCGCGCTGGCCGAGCGCGGGGCCAAGGCCGCCGAGGTGGCCGCCGTCGGCGAGCGCGCGGTCGCCGCCTCCCGCTCCTTCGCGGTCGCGCTGACCGCCGCCACCACGCCCGCCGCCGGCCGCCCCGGCTTCGACCTGCCCGCCGACGAGATCGAGGTGGGCGTCGGGATCCACGGGGAGCCGGGCCGGCGCCGCGAACCGCTGCGCCCCGCCCGCGAACTGGTCGCCGAGGTGCTGGACACCATCCTGGCCGACCACACCCTGACCGCGGGCGACGAGGTGATCGCCCTGGTCAACGGCCTGGGCGCGACCCCGCTGCTGGAGCTGTACATCGTGCACGGCGAGCTCGCCGCCCGGCTCGCCGAGCGCGGCATCACCCTCGCCCGCAGCCTGGTCGGCAACTACGTGACCAGCCTGGACATGGCCGGCTTCTCGCTCACCCTGACCAAGGCCGACCCCGAGCTGCTCGACCTGTGGGACGCCCCGGCCGCCACCCCGGCCCTGCGCCGCCCCTGA